In Antechinus flavipes isolate AdamAnt ecotype Samford, QLD, Australia chromosome 3, AdamAnt_v2, whole genome shotgun sequence, a genomic segment contains:
- the LIPT1 gene encoding lipoyltransferase 1, mitochondrial: MLIPFSMKNCFQLLYILKIPTAGLKNAAKGGLILQSTSNNIYQNLAVEDWIHDHMNLESKPILFLWRNSPTVVIGRHQNPWQECNLNLMREKGIKLARRRSGGGTVYHDMGNINLTFFTTKTKYNRMENLKLIIRALNAVQPQLDVQATDRLDLLLEGQFKISGTASKIGRTAAYHHCTLLCSTDRIALSSVLKSPYHGIKSNATPSVPCLVKNLLENNNTLTCEVLMESIAAEFAAYHQIDSNIILISPSDETMFPGIKQKTEELQTWEWIYGKTPKFSVNTSLNLLNEQSCSEMKIYIDIKNGRIEDCNIDAPGHWLPKEMLDKLSTSFIGNKFCHSEATMLLNALLSTCPKDHELYSKWHLLCEKVKTIM; the protein is encoded by the coding sequence atgctGATCCCATTCTCTATGAAGAATTGCTTCCAGTTACTTTATATCCTCAAGATCCCAACAGCTGGCTTAAAAAATGCAGCAAAAGGTGGGCTCATTTTACAATCAACCTCTAACAATATTTACCAAAATCTGGCTGTGGAAGATTGGATCCATGATCATATGAACTTAGAAAGCAAGcctattcttttcctttggaGAAATTCCCCTACTGTTGTAATTGGCAGGCATCAGAATCCCTGGCAAGAATGTAATCTAAATCTAATGAGAGAAAAGGGCATAAAATTGGCTCGGAGAAGGAGTGGAGGAGGAACAGTATACCATGATATGGGTAATATCAACCTGACTTTCTTCACAACTAAGACAAAGTATAATAGAATGGAAAATCTGAAACTGATTATTAGAGCACTGAATGCGGTCCAACCACAACTGGATGTGCAAGCTACTGACAGACTTGACCTCCTCCTAGAAGGACAGTTTAAAATTTCAGGAACAGCTTCTAAGATTGGCCGGACTGCTGCTTATCACCACTGCACATTACTGTGTAGTACAGATAGGATAGCTTTATCTTCTGTGCTGAAGAGTCCTTACCATGGGATTAAGAGTAATGCTACTCCTAGTGTGCCTTGCTTGGTAAAAAATCTTTTAGAAAACAACAATACTTTAACTTGTGAGGTATTGATGGAATCTATTGCAGCAGAATTTGCTGCTTATCATCAAATTGATAGCAACATTATTCTAATAAGTCCATCAGATGAGACAATGTTCCCAgggataaaacaaaaaacagaagaacTACAAACTTGGGAATGGATATATGGCAAAACACCCAAGTTTAGTGTAAATACTTCTCTTAATTTGTTAAATGAACAATCATGttctgaaatgaaaatatatatagatataaaaaatggaagaattgaaGACTGCAATATTGATGCACCTGGTCACTGGTTACCAAAAGAAATGCTTGACAAACTAAGCACAAGCTTTATTGGCAATAAATTTTGCCACAGTGAAGCCACAATGCTATTAAATGCACTGCTTAGCACATGTCCAAAAGACCATGAACTATATAGCAAATGGCATCTTCTTTGTGAAAAAGTTAAGACAATAATGTAA